The Bombus huntii isolate Logan2020A chromosome 11, iyBomHunt1.1, whole genome shotgun sequence genome includes a window with the following:
- the LOC126871070 gene encoding acetyl-CoA carboxylase isoform X5 has protein sequence MIRGLLDTFFGNIDREADDKENSEQNVNRSNDSSSTMSENPVSFVVGEPDNDRSEELEIEDSFPSESYDITTTQVQQNAMAGLIERRKRLRPSMSQGTVMIQTQSRLQEKDFTIATPEEFVHRFGGTKVINKVLIANNGIAAVKCMRSIRRWSYEMFKNERAVRFVVMVTPEDLKANAEYIKMADQYVPVPGGTNNNNYANVELIVDIAVRTQVQAVWAGWGHASENPKLPELLHKNNMCFIGPSERAMWALGDKIASSIVAQTADVPTLPWSGSELKAQYSGKKIKISSELFKKGCVSTVEECLAAANKIGFPIMVKASEGGGGKGIRKVENAEELPTLFRQVQTEIPGSPIFIMKLAKCARHLEVQLLADNYGNAISLFGRDCSIQRRHQKIIEEAPAVVAKPEVFEEMEKAAVRLAKMVGYVSAGTVEYLYDTSGRYYFLELNPRLQVEHPCTEMVSDVNLPAAQLQIAMGLPLHHIKDIRLLYGESPWGDSVIDFDQPRHKPQPWGHVIAARITSENPDEGFKPSSGTVQELNFRSSKNVWGYFSVAASGGLHEFADSQFGHCFSWGEDRNQARENLVIALKELSIRGDFRTTVEYLITLLETESFQQNNIDTAWLDLLIAERVRSDKPDVLLAITCGALHIADRTITAAFSGFQTALEKGQIQASNDLDNVIDVELINDGYKYKIQTAKSGPNSYFLVMNGSYKEVELHRLSDGGLLLSLDGASFTTYMREEVDRYRIIIGNQTCIFEKDNDPSLLRSPSAGKLISYLVDDGGHVDAGQAYAEIEVMKMVMTITASEAGSVFYVKRPGAILEAGTLIARLELDDPSLVTKAQEYTGKFPETVAPAISEKLNHLHAEYRTALENTLGGYCLPDPYHVPRVRELLEKFMNSLRDPSLPLLELQEVIATISGRIPISVEKKIRKLMSLYERNITSVLAQFPSQQIAAVIDGHAASLSKRSERDVFFLTTEAIVQLVQRYRNGIRGRMKTAVHELLRQYYTVESQFQQGHYDKCVSALIDEYKDDVATITAMIFSHNQVTKKNVLVTMLIDHLWANEPGLTDELSSTLTELTSLNRTEHSRVALRARQILIAAHQPAYELRHNQMESIFLSAVDMYGHDFHPENLEKLILSETSIFDILHDFFYHSNRTVCNAALEVYVRRSYISYELTCVQHLELSGEVPLVHFQFLLPNNHPNIQNQSSVNHRVGAMAAFQDMDQFTRYSDEVFDLLEDLSSITSTSAKVLAEAVDAAASESRHSTSINVSLSTAENTGTAEMGERSAEPVHILSIAVQEKENHDDVTMAKLFGDWCAANKEELISRDIRRITFTVLKKRQFPKFFTYRQRDGFVEDKIYRHLEPGCAFQLELNRMRTYDLEALPTSNQKMHLYLGRAKVAKGQQVTDYRFFIRSIIRHSDLITKEASFDYLHNEGERVLLEAMDELEVAFSHPLAKRTECNHIFLNFVPTVIMDPVRIEESVTSMVLRYGPRLWKLRVRQAEIKMTIRPAPGKPTSILRLCIANDSGYSIDLHLYMEATDPKTGIIRFESYPSSTANGTWRPGPMHGLPISTPYLTKDYLQAKRFQAQSSGTTYVYDLPDMFRQQTEKMWIKHIEERPQCNITIPNPVMDCVELVLEGDNLVEQKRLPGENNVGMVAWRLRLYTPEYPVSGRDIILIANDLTHLIGSFGPKEDLVFCRASERARQLGIPRIYFSANSGARIGLAEEVKALFRIAWEDEDEPEKGFRYIYLTPDDYARLAPLNSVKTSLIEDKGESRYKITDIIGKDDGLGVENLKYAGMIAGETSKAYDEIVTISIVSCRAIGIGAYLVRLGQRVIQIENSHIILTGYKALNTVLGREVYASNNQLGGIQIMHNNGVSHATNVRDLEGVATALRWLSYCPKFKGAPLPILSAPFPDPVDREIMYVPTKAAYDPRFMLEGRIQNGTNYWESGFFDRGSWQEIMRPWAQTVVTGRARLGGIPCGVIAVETRTVELHLPADPANLDSEAKTISQAGQVWFPDSAYKTAQAIKDFGKEELPLFIFANWRGFSGGMKDMYEQIIKFGAYIVDGLREYTKPIFVYIPPNGELRGGAWAVVDPTINPRYMEMFADNTSRGGVLEPGGIVEIKFRAKDIIKAMHRVDSVIQKLKENLANANSAEERTDIESQIRKREQLLEPMYRQVAVHFADLHDTPERMFEKNTIHDIIPWKKARRLLYWRLRRRLLEDEIKKEILSTQHTLDVRQVGAMLRRWFIEDKGATESYLWDQDEAATNWLENQRQDENSVVSRNITCVRQDAIVSRVKEALETCPEVRLNAILEIAHRLQPAERAELQRTLLQIETTTQEHHNDSSASS, from the exons GTAACATTGACAGAGAGGCAGACGACAAGGAGAATTCGGAACAGAACGTGAACAGGTCCAACGATTCGAGCAGCACCATGTCGGAAAATCCAGTGAGCTTCGTCGTCGGGGAGCCCGACAATGATCGCAGCGAGGAATTGGAGATCGAGGATAGCTTCCCATCCGAATCATACGATATTACCACAACGCAGGTGCAGCAGAATGCCATGGCTGGTTTGATCGAGCGCCGCAAGCGCCTCAG GCCCAGCATGTCGCAGGGCACGGTGATGATTCAGACGCAGAGCCGGTTACAGGAAAAGGACTTCACTATTGCCACACCCGAGGAGTTTGTTCATCGTTTCGGCGGTACCAAAGTTATCAACAAG GTCCTAATCGCCAACAACGGAATAGCGGCTGTAAAATGTATGCGTTCGATCCGACGATGGTCGTACGAAATGTTCAAGAACGAACGCGCCGTACGTTTCGTCGTGATGGTCACCCCGGAGGATCTAAAAGCGAACGCGGAATATATCAAAATGGCTGATCAGTACGTACCCGTACCAGGTGGGACCAACAACAACAATTACGCGAACGTCGAGCTGATCGTAGACATCGCTGTACGCACTCAGGTCCAGGCTGTATGGGCTGGTTGGGGTCATGCCTCTGAAAATCCAAAATTGCCAGAATTACTGCACAAAAATAACATGTGTTTCATTG GACCATCCGAGAGAGCAATGTGGGCCCTTGGAGATAAAATCGCGTCAAGTATAGTAGCGCAAACTGCAGATGTACCGACACTTCCTTGGTCAGGTTCGGAACTAAAGGCACAGTACAGtggaaagaagataaaaatatcttcGGAACTTTTCAAGAAAGGATGCGTTTCGACGGTAGAAGAATGCTTGGCAGCAGCTAACAAAATAGGCTTTCCTATAATGGTGAAAGCTAGCGAGGGAGGTGGTGGAAAAGGTATCAGAAAGGTGGAGAACGCTGAAGAATTGCCCACATTGTTTAG GCAGGTACAAACTGAAATACCCGGATCTCCGATATTCATTATGAAATTGGCAAAATGTGCTCGCCATTTAGAAGTTCAATTATTAGCTGACAATTATGGAAACGCGATATCGTTATTTGGTCGTGACTGTTCTATTCAGAGGAGACATCAAAAGATTATTGAAGAAGCGCCTGCTGTGGTTGCTAAACCCGAAGTCTTTGAAGAGATGGAAAAA GCTGCTGTAAGATTGGCCAAAATGGTTGGATATGTCAGCGCAGGTACTGTCGAATACCTGTACGACACTTCTGGACGATATTACTTTTTGGAATTGAATCCACGTCTTCAAGTGGAACATCCGTGTACTGAAATGGTATCCGATGTTAATTTGCCCGCGGCACAACTTCAAATTGCTATGGGGCTACCATTACATCATATTAAAGATATTCGTCTTCTTTATGGTGAAAGTCCATGGGGAGATAGTGTCATTGACTTCGATCAACCGAGACACAAACCCCAACCATGGGGTCACGTGATAGCTGCGAGAATTACTAGTGAAAATCCTGATGAag GTTTTAAACCGAGTTCTGGTACGGTACAAGAACTGAACTTCCGATCCTCGAAGAATGTTTGGGGTTACTTCTCGGTAGCAGCTTCCGGAGGTCTCCATGAATTTGCAGACTCACAATTCGGACATTGTTTCTCTTGGGGAGAGGATCGTAACCAGGCTCGAGAAAATTTGGTCATAGCTTTGAAAGAATTGAGCATTAGGGGTGATTTCAGAACCACCGTCGAATATTTGATTACGCTATTAGAAACTGAATCTTTCCAGCAGAACAATATAGATACTGCGTGGCTTGATTTGTTGATTGCTGAACGCGTTAGAAGTGACAAACCAGATGTATTATTAGCCATAACGTGCGGTGCGCTTCATATCGCTGATAGAACAATCACTGCCGCTTTTTCTGGATTTCAAACAGCGTTGGAGAAAGGACAAATACAAGCCAGCAATGATTTAGATAATGTTATCGAC GTTGAACTCATTAACGACggatacaaatataaaatacagacTGCTAAGTCAGGCCCTAATAGTTATTTTCTTGTTATGAACGGTTCCTATAAAGAAGTAGAACTACACCGACTATCGGATGGAGGATTATTGCTTTCTTTGGATGGTGCAAGTTTCACGACTTACATGAGGGAGGAAGTCGATCGTTACAGGATCATCATTGGAAACCAAACCTGCATCTTCGAAAAGGACAACGATCCTTCTTTATTGAGGTCACCATCAGCTGGCAAACTAATCAGCTATCTAGTCGACGATGGTGGTCACGTGGACGCTGGACAAGCATACGCAGAAATTGAAGTCATGAAAATGGTAATGACAATAACAGCGAGCGAAGCTGGTAGCGTCTTTTATGTTAAAAGACCAGGTGCCATTCTCGAGGCCGGTACGTTGATTGCTCGATTAGAATTGGACGATCCATCTCTGGTAACAAAAGCTCAGGAGTACACTGGTAAATTCCCGGAAACTGTAGCTCCAgcaatttctgaaaaattgAATCATCTTCATGCTGAATACAGAACAGCTTTAGAAAACACTCTCGGAGGATATTGTTTACCAGATCCGTACCACGTACCTCGAGTACGAGAACTTCTTGAGAAATTCATGAATTCCCTTCGTGACCCTAGCTTACCATTGCTTGAACTTCAAGAAGTGATCGCGACGATATCAGGAAGAATTCCGATTTCCGTAGAGAAAAAAATCAGGAAATTGATGTCGCTGTACGAAAGAAACATAACTTCTGTTTTAGCTCAATTTCCTAGTCAACAAATTGCTGCTGTGATCGATGGACATGCAGCAAGTCTTTCCAAGCGATCTGAACGCGACGTCTTCTTCTTAACTACCGAAGCTATAGTGCAACTGGTACAAAGATATAGGAACGGAATACGTGGAAGAATGAAGACCGCTGTTCACGAACTACTTCGACAATATTACACCGTTGAAAGCCAGTTCCAACAAGGACATTACGATAAATGTGTTTCTGCTTTAATCGATGAGTACAAAGATGATGTAGCAACAATAACAGCTATGATTTTCAGCCATAACCAAGTCACGAAGAAGAACGTTTTGGTAACTATGCTCATAGATCATCTCTGGGCGAATGAACCTGGTCTTACGGACGAGTTATCGAGCACGCTGACGGAACTAACGAGCCTGAATCGTACAGAGCATAGTCGTGTCGCGTTGCGTGCGAGACAAATTCTAATCGCTGCTCACCAACCTGCTTACGAGTTAAGACACAACCAAATGGAATCTATATTCTTGTCAGCGGTAGACATGTACGGCCATGATTTCCATCCAGAAAACTTAGAGAAACTTATCCTTTCCGAAACAtctattttcgatattttacatgACTTCTTCTACCATTCCAATCGTACAGTTTGCAATGCTGCTTTGGAGGTTTATGTTCGCAGATCTTATATTAGTTATGAGTTGACTTGCGTGCAACATCTGGAATTGTCTGGTGAAGTACCGCTTGTACATTTCCAATTTTTGCTGCCTAACAATCATCCTAACATACAAAACCAATCTTCGGTTAATCACAGAGTCGGGGCTATGGCAGCTTTCCAAGACATGGATCAATTCACCCGATACTCCGACGAAGTTTTCGACCTCCTAGAGGATCTGTCTTCGATTACCTCAACTTCAGCCAAAGTTTTAGCAGAGGCAGTAGACGCAGCTGCAAGCGAATCGAGACACAGCACGTCCATAAACGTATCTTTAAGCACTGCGGAAAATACTGGTACAGCGGAAATGGGTGAACGATCTGCAGAACCGGTACATATTTTGAGCATTGCCGTccaagagaaagaaaatcacgatgATGTTACGATGGCGAAACTCTTTGGAGATTGGTGCGCCGCGAACAAAGAGGAATTAATCTCACGAGACATACGAAGGATTACTTTCACTGTTTTAAAGAAAAGACaatttccaaaattctttACATACCGTCAAAGAGATGGTTTTGTTGAAGATAAAATTTATCGGCATCTCGAGCCTGGTTGTGCTTTCCAATTGGAATTAAACAGAATGAGAACTTACGATCTTGAAGCTCTGCCAACCTCGAATCAAAAAATGCATCTCTACCTTGGCCGGGCTAAGGTTGCCAAAGGACAACAAGTCACGGATTATCGTTTCTTCATTCGTTCCATTATAAGACACTCTGATCTTATCACGAAGGAGGCTAGTTTCGATTATCTTCACAACGAAGGTGAACGTGTACTATTAGAGGCTATGGATGAATTAGAAGTCGCGTTCTCGCATCCGCTTGCTAAGCGTACGGAATGCAATCATATCTTCCTAAATTTCGTACCCACAGTTATTATGGATCCAGTAAGAATAGAAGAAAGCGTGACCAGTATGGTACTGAGGTATGGCCCGAGATTATGGAAATTACGAGTACGTCAGGCTGAGATTAAAATGACGATTCGGCCAGCACCAGGGAAGCCAACGTCTATTTTACGTTTGTGCATTGCCAACGATAGCGGATATAGCATAGATTTGCATCTTTATATGGAGGCAACCGATCCAAAGACTGGTATCATTCGTTTCGAATCTTATCCTTCTTCGACGGCAAATGGTACCTGGAGACCAGGACCTATGCATGGTCTTCCAATTTCTACGCCATATCTAACCAAAGATTATCTTCAAGCAAAACGGTTCCAAGCACAAAGTTCTGGCACAACGTATGTATATGATTTACCAGACATGTTTAGACAACAAACCGAAAAAATGTGGATTAAACACATAGAAGAAAGGCCACAATGCAATATAACTATTCCAAATCCTGTGATGGATTGTGTGGAATTAGTATTAGAGGGTGACAATTTAGTGGAACAAAAACGACTCCCTGGTGAGAATAACGTTGGTATGGTTGCTTGGAGATTAAGACTTTATACACCAGAATATCCAGTATCTGGTCGAGACATTATACTGATAGCAAATGATTTGACACATTTGATTGGTTCTTTTGGTCCGAAGGAAGACTTAGTGTTCTGCAGAGCGTCTGAAAGAGCTAGACAGCTTGGAATTCCTCGAATATATTTCTCTGCAAATTCTGGCGCTCGCATTGGTCTAGCAGAGGAAGTGAAAGCGTTGTTCAGAATTGCTTGGGAGGATGAGGATGAACCAGAGAAAGGatttagatatatatatttaacaccAGATGATTACGCGCGTTTAGCACCGCTTAATTCAGTGAAAACTTCGTTGATCGAAGATAAAGGAGAATCTCGTTATAAGATTACCGATATTATTGGTAAAGATGATGGTCTTGgtgtagaaaatttaaaatacgcTGGTATGATTGCCGGAGAAACATCGAAAGCCTATGACGAAATCGTTACGATTTCCATTGTATCTTGTAGAGCGATTGGTATTGGTGCTTACCTAGTACGTCTTGGACAAAGGGTCATccaaatagaaaattctcaCATCATTTTAACTGGTTACAAAGCATTGAATACTGTGTTAGGCCGTGAAGTATACGCTAGTAATAATCAGTTAGGTGGTATACAAATTATGCATAATAATGGGGTATCACATGCAACAAACGTAAGGGACCTAGAGGGTGTTGCTACTGCTTTAAGATGGTTAAGCTACTGTCCCAAATTTAAGGGTGCACCCCTTCCTATATTATCAGCACCATTTCCTGATCCAGTCGACAGAGAAATCATGTATGTTCCTACAAAAGCAGCATATGACCCAAGATTCATGCTCGAAGGTAGAATACAAAATGGTACAAATTATTGGGAAAGTGGATTCTTCGATCGTGGCTCTTGGCag GAAATCATGAGGCCTTGGGCTCAAACTGTAGTAACTGGACGAGCAAGATTAGGCGGAATACCTTGCGGTGTTATTGCAGTAGAAACAAGAACCGTTGAGTTGCACTTACCTGCTGATCCTGCTAATCTTGATTCAGAAGCTAAAACGATATCTCAGGCAGGACAAGTATGGTTCCCTGACAGTGCATACAAAACTGCTCAAGCTATCAAAGACTTTGGAAAAGAAGAGCTTccactttttatttttgctaATTGGAGAGGATTTTCTGGTGGAATGAAAg ACATGTACGAGCAAATTATCAAATTCGGTGCTTATATTGTGGATGGCTTACGAGAATATACCAAaccaatatttgtatatattccACCAAATGGAGAACTAAGAGGTGGTGCTTGGGCTGTCGTTGATCCAACGATAAATCCTCGCTACATGGAAATGTTTGCTGACAATACAAGCAGAGGTGGAGTTTTAGAACCTGGTGGAATAGTAGAAATCAAGTTTAGAGCTAAAGACATAATTAAAGCTATGCATAGGGTTGATTCAGTAATACAGAAGCTTAAA GAAAATCTAGCCAATGCAAATTCAGCTGAAGAACGAACAGACATTGAAAGCCAAATTCGTAAGAGAGAGCAACTTTTAGAACCTATGTATCGGCAAGTAGCAGTTCACTTCGCGGATCTTCATGATACACCAGAGAGAATGTTTGAGAAAAATACCATTCATGATATTATTCCATGGAAAAAAGCACGCAGACTGCTTTATTGGCGACTTAGAAGAAGACTTTTGGAGGATGAAATAAAGAAGGAAATTCTATCAACCCAACACACTTTGGACGTTAGACAAGTCGGTGCAATGTTGCGTAGATGGTTTATAGAAGACAAAGGTGCCACAGAATCTTATCTGTGGGATCAAGATGAAGCTGCAACGAATTGGTTGGAGAATCAACGTCAAGATGAAAATAGTGTTGTTTCCCGTAACATCACTTGTGTAAGACAAGACGCAATCGTTTCTCGAGTCAAAGAGGCCCTTGAAACTTGTCCAGAAGTGAGATTAAATGCAATTTTAGAAATTGCGCACAGATTACAACCAGCAGAACGTGCAGAATTGCAAAGAACTTTATTACAGATAGAAACGACCACACAGGAACACCACAATGATTCAAGTGCTTCGTCCTAa